A stretch of the Acanthopagrus latus isolate v.2019 chromosome 9, fAcaLat1.1, whole genome shotgun sequence genome encodes the following:
- the LOC119026028 gene encoding olfactory receptor 142-like → MMDNVSQIRMFFLLGLNETNNHRFTLFFLTLLCYCVILLVNISVIVTIIMDKNLHEPMYILICTFCMNALYGTAGFYPKFLWDLLSPVHVISYSGCLVQAQVGGSFVCSELSILSVMAYDRYVAICRPLEYHSVMSKQRLILLVCYSWMTPFCMIGLNSFLMSRLKLCSPYIRKFFCVNWMIVKLACFPVQTTVNSIVVYINMTIYLIHALFIVLSYMYLIKTCVDSIENRAKFMQTCVPHLTSLLIFLVSLLFEIMIMRFNSKDFPQIFKNFVAIESFVIPPLVNPLIYGFKLTKIRNRILVVLSIKNK, encoded by the coding sequence ATGATGGATAATGTTTCTCAAataagaatgttttttcttttaggtttaaatgaaacaaataaccacagatttactctcttctttctcactttactgtgttactgtgtgattttgctggtaaatatttctgttattgtcaccatcatcatggataaaaacctgcatgaaccaatgtatattttaatatgTACTTTTTGCATGAATGCACTTTATGGGACAGCAGGTTTCTACCCCAAGTTTCTCTGGGATCTGCTTTCTCCTGTTCATGTCATCTCTTATTCTGGATGTCTTGTTCAGGCTCAAGTAGGTGGTTCATTTGTTTGCAGTGAACTGTCTATTCTGTCAGTCATGGcatatgacagatatgtggctATATGTCGACCACTAGAGTACCACTCTGTCATGTCAAAGCAAAGGCTCATTTTGTTAGTGTGTTATTCTTGGATGACACCTTTTTGCATGATTGGCTTAAATTCGTTTTTAATGTCCAGATTAAAGTTATGCAGCCCATATATCAGGaaatttttttgtgtgaattggATGATTGTTAAACTTGCTTGTTTCCCAGTGCAAACAACAGTTAACAGCATAGTTGTATACATAAATATGacaatttatttaattcatgctTTATTCATAGTTCTATCCTACATGTatctcattaaaacatgtgtAGATTCTATAGAAAACAGGGCAAAGTTCATGCAAACATGTGTGCCACATCTAACCTCCTTACTCATTTTTCTTGTATCTCTGCTATTTGAAATAATGATTATGCGTTTCAATTCAAAAGACTTTCctcaaatctttaaaaactttgttgCAATTGAAAGTTTTGTCATACCTCCCTTAGTAAATCCATTAATTTATGGTTTCAAATTGACCAAAATTCGAAACAGAATTCTGGTTGTTCTTagtataaagaataaatga